A single genomic interval of Deltaproteobacteria bacterium harbors:
- a CDS encoding GDP-L-fucose synthase encodes VELTGFTGRVVWDQSKPDGQPRRMLDTTRAFKEFGFRARTDFRAGLAKTIAWYREMAGRP; translated from the coding sequence GTTGAGCTGACGGGTTTTACGGGCCGTGTCGTCTGGGACCAGTCCAAACCCGACGGCCAGCCCCGGCGGATGCTCGACACCACCCGTGCCTTCAAGGAATTCGGCTTCCGCGCCCGGACCGACTTTCGCGCCGGTCTCGCCAAGACCATCGCCTGGTATCGGGAGATGGCGGGCAGACCCTGA